Proteins encoded together in one Coffea arabica cultivar ET-39 chromosome 2c, Coffea Arabica ET-39 HiFi, whole genome shotgun sequence window:
- the LOC140035680 gene encoding uncharacterized protein — MPAGYNPQATCAYHSGAPGHSTANCRLLKHRVQDMLEVGEIVIRKREEQGPNVSKNPLPEHTDTVGVIMDNEEFEGFVRSVSNKTEAFGIMDQPFVIEEASYEEGKKPFILDLTPFESAALEPVVIEFPEQAPVLSLRQVPWNYSESVLQIGGKPVLKEEVSVVMRSGRITSLSAASAPVQGSNCESTTKPAVTERDAWDFLKRLKRSEYNVVEQLNKMSAQISILDLLFTSDLHRDELLEVLTKARIPKDILVDNFSHIVGNVLTSKQITFSDEELPAEGTGHNKALYVAVRCNGKMLPKVLIDNGSALNICPWSTLVKLGLQDVKLKPSEIVVRGFDGAQRESLGEVNLMVEMGPAQFQIACQVMHFPSVYNVLLGWSWIHSSGAVPSSLHQVLKFVVNDQLITIFAEENCIVITDSEPEEDGNRNASVSSYRTADIVSVSWITSEESKDERVLPAASVMMAKEMIRERYEFDKGLGRNLQGILKPVELIEKKGQFGLVFRLTARDIQEMKAHKRAEKEGRLGALDIPPLRYTFPKPAEVITSEFSPIDEVETSLTHLFVGAISKNGPSDDAEFPDIPEGAIHNWTAEYFPV; from the coding sequence ATGCCGGCTGGGTATAATCCACAAGCTacttgtgcttatcattcaggaGCACCTGGTCACTCCACGGCCAATTGTCGACTCCTTAAACATAGAGTTCAAGACATGTTAGAAGTAGGTGAAATCGTGATTAGGAAAAGAGAAGAGCAAGGACCGAATGTGAGCAAGAACCCCTTGCCGGAGCACACTGATACTGTGGGAGTTATTATGGATAATGAGGAATTTGAGGGGTTTGTGCGAAGCGTGTCAAATAAGACAGAAGCATTTGGGATAATGGACCAACCATTTGTGATAGAGGAGGCATCGTATGAGGAAGGCAAAAAGCCCTTCATTTTAGACCTAACCCCATTTGAAAGTGCGGCTTTAGAACCTGTAGTAATTGAATTCCCAGAACAAGCGCCAGTTTTAAGCTTACGACAAGTGCCGTGGAATTATAGTGAGTCCGTTTTGCAAATCGGAGGAAAACCAGTTTTGAAGGAAGAAGTGTCTGTTGTTATGAGGTCAGGGAGGATTACCAGTCTATCCGCCGCTAGTGCCCCAGTCCAAGGAAGCAATTGTGAATCGACTACCAAACCTGCAGTGACCGAAAGAGATGCGTGGGATTTTCTTAAGAGGCTTAAGAGAAGCGAATACAATGTGGTTGAGCAATTGAACAAAATGTCTGCCCAAATTTCCATCCTAGACTTGCTTTTCACCTCAGACTTGCATAGGGATGAATTACTTGAAGTGTTGACTAAGGCTCGTATTCCCAAGGATATTTTGGTTGACAATTTCTCACACATAGTTGGGAATGTACTGACTTCTAAACAAATCACCTTTTCTGATGAAGAGCTGCCAGCGGAAGGAACTGGTCATAACAAAGCCTTATATGTAGCTGTGAGGTGCAATGGGAAAATGTTGCCTAAAGTACTGATCGACAATGGGTCTGCCCTCAATATTTGTCCTTGGAGCACTTTGGTGAAGCTAGGGTTGCAAGATGTTAAATTAAAACCCTCAGAGATCGTAGTTCGAGGATTTGATGGAGCCCAAAGAGAGTCCCTAGGAGAAGTAAATTTGATGGTCGAAATGGGGCCCGCTCAATTTCAGATAGCCTGCCAAGTTATGCATTTTCCTAGTGTCTATAATGTTTTGCTCGGATGGTCGTGGATCCATAGCTCGGGCGCTGTACCCTCTTCCCTGCatcaagtgctgaaatttgtggtgaacGACCAGCTGATAACCATTTTTGCTGAAGAAAATTGCATTGTAATCACTGATTCCGAGCCTGAGGAGGATGGTAACCGAAATGCTTCAGTGTCTTCTTATCGTACAGCTGATATTGTCTCTGTGAGTTGGATAACGAGCGAGGAGTCAAAAGACGAAAGGGTTTTGCCAGCGGCCAGTGTTATGATGGCCAAGGAAATGATTCGTGAAAGATATGAATTTGATAAGGGATTGGGACGCAATCTGCAAGGCATTCTGAAGCCCGTGGAACTCATCGAAAAGAAGGGCCAATTTGGGTTGGTATTTCGTCTGACTGCCAGAGATATACAAGAGATGAAAGCGCACAAAAGGGCAGAAAAGGAAGGCAGATTAGGTGCCCTAGACATTCCGCCATTACGCTATACCTTTCCAAAGCCAGCTGAAGTCATTACATCTGAGTTTAGCCCAATTGACGAAGTGGAGACAAGCTTGACTCATTTGTTTGTGGGAGCAATATCCAAAAATGGCCCGTCAGATGATGCCGAATTCCCAGACATTCCCGAAGGAGCTATACACAACTGGACCGCCGAGTACTTTCCCGTATaa